From one Nonomuraea polychroma genomic stretch:
- a CDS encoding SagB family peptide dehydrogenase, whose protein sequence is MTSQIEESVRIRPGVAGGVAPDKSYYLLSWPYSTGLGRLSTEQQALLHRLSQASVPVKELAELDFEAHLSLLRVGGWLHVTVTCDGRDLYTVEPEGPEDSRVGETPADLALSRFAIARRDGTGVVLESPRSWCRVRLHDSRALAWLGPSRLADDDVPALRRLRRDLWACGLAVLQADDEDDRLSTSQWQPHELWFHHRSRTHLPEVPHGKSAWAAGRFAAPAAHREPFDGEVVDLARPDLSRLRAGDPSLTAALEQRRSIRRHDDANPLTAAELGEFLYRCARNRDVYRSNGVDHVSRPYPAGGAMHELEIYPVIWKVSGLEQGLYHYDPQHHRLERICGATLEVRRLLRAAAASAAADQEPQVLLVIAARFGRVMWSYQSMAYSLIMKHVGVLFQTMYLVATAMGLAPCALGGGDAAAFAAATRLDAMEEGTVGEFALGSVVRGAGR, encoded by the coding sequence ATGACGTCACAGATCGAGGAAAGCGTCAGGATTCGACCAGGTGTGGCCGGGGGTGTCGCTCCCGACAAGTCCTACTACCTGCTCAGCTGGCCGTACAGCACGGGGCTTGGCCGCTTGAGCACGGAGCAGCAGGCATTGCTGCATCGGCTGAGTCAAGCGTCCGTCCCCGTGAAAGAGCTGGCGGAGCTGGATTTCGAAGCCCACCTGAGCCTGCTGCGGGTCGGCGGATGGCTGCACGTCACCGTGACCTGCGACGGGCGGGACCTCTACACCGTGGAACCGGAGGGTCCCGAGGACTCCCGCGTCGGCGAGACGCCTGCGGACCTTGCGCTGTCGCGGTTCGCGATCGCCCGCAGGGACGGAACTGGGGTGGTCCTGGAGTCCCCGCGTTCATGGTGTCGTGTGCGGCTGCATGACTCCCGTGCCCTGGCCTGGCTCGGACCGTCGCGGCTGGCCGATGATGACGTCCCGGCCCTCCGCAGACTCCGCCGCGACCTGTGGGCCTGCGGCTTGGCGGTCCTCCAGGCCGACGACGAGGACGATCGGCTGTCGACATCTCAGTGGCAGCCGCACGAGCTGTGGTTTCATCATCGCAGCCGCACCCACCTGCCCGAGGTCCCGCACGGCAAGAGCGCGTGGGCGGCTGGGAGATTCGCCGCGCCGGCGGCGCATCGCGAGCCGTTCGACGGCGAGGTTGTCGATCTCGCCCGGCCTGACCTGAGTCGCCTGCGTGCCGGCGACCCCAGCCTGACCGCCGCGCTGGAGCAGCGGCGCTCGATCCGCAGGCACGACGACGCGAACCCGCTGACCGCAGCGGAACTCGGAGAGTTCCTCTACCGTTGCGCGCGAAACCGGGATGTCTACCGCAGCAACGGCGTCGACCACGTGAGCCGGCCCTATCCCGCCGGCGGAGCCATGCACGAACTGGAGATCTACCCGGTGATCTGGAAGGTCTCCGGGCTCGAGCAGGGGCTTTATCACTACGATCCGCAGCACCATCGGCTGGAACGGATCTGCGGAGCCACACTCGAGGTGCGGCGGCTCCTGCGCGCCGCTGCCGCGTCGGCGGCGGCCGACCAGGAGCCCCAGGTGCTCCTGGTGATCGCGGCGCGGTTCGGGCGGGTCATGTGGAGCTACCAGTCGATGGCCTATTCGCTGATCATGAAGCACGTCGGTGTCCTCTTCCAGACGATGTACCTGGTGGCAACCGCGATGGGGCTGGCGCCCTGTGCGCTGGGCGGAGGGGACGCCGCCGCGTTCGCCGCGGCCACCCGCCTGGACGCAATGGAAGAAGGCACGGTGGGCGAATTCGCGCTCGGCTCCGTTGTCCGGGGGGCAGGACGGTGA
- a CDS encoding thiopeptide-type bacteriocin biosynthesis protein, with amino-acid sequence MGHDEWVSAHIFYHGDQDPVIVYLIRLIVEELADGGARPDFFFLRYWEGGPHVRLRVRAEPRDYDRVRRVIEARCRTFFRSCPSADAIRQEEYEKTAALLARGEGMTDFARELAPNNSVSFIPYRREYPRYGRAAMAAVEAHFVDSSRIVLNMLSEGATPKQRVTAVVAMYLIAWLRLGRTAEIAPLDADYADLFARQRDVLLPLGRRMRALVDHTHQISLDDGLAGWSRTMARLREALEADRRRLPGVMTTCAHLAANRLGVDLVSERYASSLAARTVLELCEEEQLA; translated from the coding sequence ATGGGCCACGACGAGTGGGTGAGCGCGCACATTTTCTACCACGGCGATCAGGATCCCGTGATCGTCTATCTGATTCGCCTGATCGTGGAGGAACTGGCGGACGGGGGAGCTCGCCCGGACTTCTTCTTTCTCCGTTACTGGGAGGGAGGACCGCACGTGCGCCTGCGCGTGCGCGCGGAGCCGCGCGACTACGACCGGGTCCGCCGCGTCATCGAGGCGAGGTGCCGCACCTTCTTCCGCTCCTGCCCGTCTGCCGACGCGATTCGTCAGGAGGAATACGAGAAGACAGCCGCTCTGCTGGCCCGTGGGGAGGGGATGACGGACTTCGCTCGCGAACTGGCGCCGAACAACTCCGTATCGTTCATCCCTTACCGCAGGGAATACCCGCGCTACGGGCGAGCCGCGATGGCGGCGGTGGAAGCGCACTTTGTGGATTCCAGCAGGATCGTCCTGAACATGCTCTCGGAAGGGGCCACCCCCAAACAGCGGGTCACCGCCGTCGTGGCGATGTACCTCATCGCCTGGCTTCGGCTCGGGAGAACAGCTGAGATCGCGCCGCTGGATGCGGATTATGCCGACCTCTTTGCGCGGCAACGTGACGTGCTGCTTCCGCTGGGCCGGCGCATGCGCGCGCTCGTCGACCATACGCATCAGATATCGCTGGACGACGGCCTGGCGGGCTGGTCACGGACGATGGCGAGGCTGCGGGAGGCCTTGGAGGCAGACCGCCGGCGACTACCCGGGGTGATGACGACGTGCGCACACCTCGCGGCGAACCGCCTGGGCGTGGATCTTGTCTCCGAACGGTATGCCTCCTCCTTGGCCGCGCGAACCGTCCTGGAACTGTGTGAGGAAGAGCAGCTGGCATGA
- a CDS encoding lantibiotic dehydratase: protein MIVPPLIRLAGMPSVVLRELRFHEVGRAVEDRLALRRWVEAEGGALSDELYKVIASMAEEPAKPLLVGLRRAFYQVRKPTAREWNPATRELLGRDLADRVHRWLAACDQWRGGGHKLEELIRSETAVRESRLRELASAPAFRRALLQASSALSADLEKWLADPSRDTRRLAPALAKYLSRATAKTSPFSTFMVAGLGTWTDDGAAVRQCAGGLRSARGVLELGHGARSDLHAALVASERVRRGMIVRVNPSVVAAGDRLRFLGHPPQEPMITTDGTPAIRACLKLIHDEGVITFGDLAGKLAATGNAQPAQVNAFLEHLVEIGLLQIVPQPDGQITTPGEVGHWLRSLGEEFAEESSLLQAVSEAVRSAVPIEDVERHQGRLSTARRALASLSVHLGQPIALNGSLTFDVAVTARPLAECSRRAWRPVLADLQVIRRWLALFSAGQDLKIALDTWWGQRPGAHRRIPFLDFYHEVMKEVAGGSLAGKEIGRLWHSARSRRASAFGRIHELHALRDAAAGVLWRDADPDGVVSIDARELTDAVAGFPPWLDDLHSVAVYGQPLMDEAGPVFVVNNVFTGYGKGHSRLDHLVGDRTEPWAQPSGDYPVFAALGGSLGTSLNVREPCAPYEIAYPWHGDVRPGVRRIDLRDLWVERDHARELLRLRSGSLDRQIWPLHLGMSAPWTLPRAAQLLVRAFGEEPPLPIMSIAPRGHWTALPEVSVIPRARVGRVVVRRASRKMAPANVPARRAGERMAEYIVRLAAWRKGSGIPERCFVKGLARKRSFARSSEHKPLYMDFANPFLLQAFTEFLRQPHDAVVFEEALPDPMSAHENYGGAHVMEMVIDVAAWSA, encoded by the coding sequence GTGATCGTTCCTCCGTTGATCCGGCTGGCAGGAATGCCGTCGGTCGTTCTACGAGAGCTGCGCTTTCACGAGGTGGGACGGGCCGTGGAGGATCGGCTCGCGCTGCGTCGATGGGTGGAAGCCGAGGGCGGAGCACTGAGCGACGAGCTGTACAAGGTGATCGCAAGCATGGCCGAAGAGCCTGCGAAGCCGCTCCTCGTCGGCCTGCGGCGGGCCTTCTACCAGGTGCGCAAGCCCACCGCGCGCGAGTGGAACCCGGCGACGCGGGAGCTGCTCGGCCGCGACCTCGCCGACCGGGTGCACCGCTGGCTGGCCGCCTGCGACCAGTGGCGCGGCGGCGGGCACAAGCTGGAGGAGCTGATCAGATCGGAGACGGCTGTCAGAGAGTCCCGGCTGCGGGAACTCGCGTCCGCCCCGGCCTTCCGGCGAGCGCTCTTGCAGGCCAGCTCCGCTCTCTCGGCAGACCTGGAGAAATGGCTGGCCGACCCGAGCCGGGACACCCGGCGGCTGGCGCCTGCACTTGCCAAGTACCTGTCCCGGGCCACGGCGAAGACCAGCCCTTTCAGCACGTTCATGGTGGCGGGACTCGGCACATGGACGGATGACGGCGCCGCGGTCCGCCAGTGTGCCGGGGGATTGCGCAGCGCTCGAGGCGTGCTCGAGCTCGGCCATGGCGCGCGGTCAGACCTGCACGCCGCTCTGGTGGCCAGCGAACGGGTACGGCGCGGCATGATCGTCCGCGTCAATCCCAGCGTGGTCGCCGCGGGTGACCGGCTGCGCTTTCTGGGTCATCCCCCGCAGGAGCCGATGATCACGACTGATGGCACACCGGCGATTCGTGCCTGTCTGAAGCTGATCCACGACGAGGGCGTGATCACCTTCGGTGACCTCGCCGGCAAACTGGCGGCGACGGGAAACGCCCAGCCGGCACAGGTCAACGCCTTCCTCGAGCACCTCGTCGAGATCGGCTTGCTGCAGATCGTGCCGCAGCCCGACGGGCAGATCACCACGCCGGGCGAGGTGGGGCACTGGCTGCGGTCGCTGGGTGAGGAGTTCGCGGAGGAGAGTTCACTTCTTCAGGCCGTCAGCGAGGCCGTGCGCTCCGCCGTACCGATCGAGGACGTCGAGCGGCATCAGGGGCGGCTGAGTACGGCACGCCGCGCGCTGGCGAGCCTATCCGTCCATCTGGGGCAGCCGATCGCGCTGAACGGGAGCCTGACCTTCGACGTAGCCGTGACCGCGCGGCCCTTGGCCGAGTGCAGCCGCCGCGCGTGGCGGCCGGTGCTGGCCGACCTGCAGGTCATCCGCCGCTGGCTCGCGTTGTTCAGCGCCGGCCAGGACTTGAAGATCGCTCTGGACACCTGGTGGGGGCAGCGCCCCGGCGCTCATCGACGGATTCCCTTCCTGGACTTCTACCACGAGGTCATGAAAGAGGTCGCCGGCGGTTCTCTGGCGGGGAAGGAGATCGGCCGGCTGTGGCATTCGGCCCGAAGCCGGCGGGCAAGTGCGTTCGGCCGCATCCACGAGTTGCATGCCCTCCGCGATGCCGCCGCCGGTGTTCTGTGGCGGGACGCCGATCCCGATGGGGTCGTCAGCATCGATGCCCGCGAGTTGACCGACGCGGTGGCCGGGTTCCCCCCGTGGCTGGACGATCTGCATTCGGTGGCGGTGTACGGACAACCGCTGATGGACGAGGCCGGCCCCGTGTTCGTGGTCAACAACGTCTTCACCGGATACGGCAAGGGCCACAGCCGCCTGGACCATCTGGTCGGCGATCGCACGGAGCCGTGGGCACAGCCCTCCGGTGACTATCCGGTGTTCGCCGCGCTCGGCGGGTCCCTGGGGACCTCGTTGAATGTCCGGGAGCCCTGTGCGCCGTACGAGATCGCCTATCCGTGGCACGGGGACGTGCGCCCGGGTGTCCGCCGGATCGATCTGCGCGACCTGTGGGTGGAGCGGGATCACGCCCGCGAGCTGCTACGGCTGCGGTCAGGGAGCCTCGACCGGCAGATCTGGCCGCTGCATCTCGGCATGAGCGCCCCGTGGACGCTGCCGCGTGCGGCGCAGTTGCTCGTCAGGGCGTTCGGGGAAGAACCTCCCCTGCCGATCATGAGCATCGCGCCGCGCGGGCACTGGACGGCGCTGCCCGAGGTGAGCGTGATCCCGAGGGCGCGCGTGGGGCGCGTGGTGGTGCGCAGGGCGAGCCGCAAGATGGCGCCGGCGAACGTCCCCGCGCGGCGGGCGGGCGAGCGGATGGCTGAATACATCGTACGGCTGGCCGCATGGCGGAAGGGCTCCGGAATTCCGGAAAGGTGCTTTGTGAAAGGCCTCGCCAGAAAGCGTTCCTTCGCCCGGTCGAGCGAGCACAAGCCGCTCTACATGGATTTCGCCAACCCCTTCCTCCTGCAGGCCTTCACCGAGTTCCTGCGACAGCCGCACGACGCGGTCGTCTTCGAGGAGGCGCTGCCCGATCCGATGTCGGCGCACGAGAACTACGGCGGGGCCCACGTCATGGAGATGGTGATCGATGTCGCGGCGTGGAGCGCTTGA
- a CDS encoding thiomuracin/GE37468 family thiazolyl RiPP peptide — MPPTQTLDFDVHDLPMDVFDLTVSGLEVQTLTLGRGMDVVASCCGPTRCYVCCSGCGCADDPYSVPDLDEEEE, encoded by the coding sequence ATGCCGCCTACCCAGACACTCGACTTCGATGTGCATGATCTTCCAATGGACGTGTTCGACCTCACCGTCAGCGGGTTGGAGGTGCAAACACTCACGCTGGGCCGCGGCATGGACGTGGTCGCGTCCTGCTGCGGACCCACCCGCTGTTACGTCTGCTGCAGTGGCTGCGGGTGTGCAGATGACCCCTACTCGGTTCCTGACCTCGATGAGGAAGAAGAGTAG
- a CDS encoding M14 family zinc carboxypeptidase — translation MSRLAAAIAVALTASIVTIPPASALAAEGPGNCKIQEDPSWSGWSSHEQVGEALAQIERTSGGRVDVEAVGHSSQGRALWAARVGTGDRVLLVTSAIHGNERTGTEALLAILKDLGSGGDARTRQLLEDITLVAMPMVNPDGGELNRRINVLSWADTVAAFPQLQGAPAAWYHSLRGDGIDLPGYDLNRDFNPDLDYVPRAADLPGKDTDAGFFLTPESRAIRDVYVGLRQEKGAVDAYIDLHHMGPCDRLTGGPQDGDLITFSLDYPPLGVQDGAAYKAQWPALDQDKSRRYALSVYNGLIEKYGAQSPLAAVGRYFHPDAREYAGQGRSAFALNGTGTVLFEVRGQQDDLGQNHKGMFVDSVRTGIESLMNGLATGGVDTLDGDDFFGLPDYGWDTTAD, via the coding sequence ATGAGCAGGCTGGCCGCCGCTATCGCGGTGGCTTTGACCGCGTCAATCGTCACTATCCCGCCCGCGAGCGCGCTGGCCGCAGAAGGCCCGGGAAACTGCAAGATCCAGGAGGACCCCTCCTGGTCTGGCTGGTCCAGCCATGAGCAGGTCGGCGAAGCGCTGGCGCAGATAGAGCGAACCAGCGGCGGACGCGTCGACGTGGAGGCCGTGGGCCACTCCTCACAAGGGCGGGCGCTGTGGGCGGCCCGCGTCGGGACCGGTGACCGAGTCCTGCTGGTGACGTCGGCGATCCACGGCAACGAGCGCACCGGGACCGAGGCACTTCTCGCGATCCTCAAGGACCTCGGCAGCGGCGGCGACGCGCGGACGAGGCAGCTGCTCGAGGACATCACGCTGGTCGCGATGCCGATGGTCAACCCCGACGGCGGCGAGCTCAACCGGCGCATCAACGTGCTGTCGTGGGCCGACACCGTGGCCGCGTTCCCGCAACTGCAAGGCGCTCCCGCGGCCTGGTACCACAGCCTGCGCGGTGACGGGATCGACCTCCCGGGCTACGACCTCAACCGGGACTTCAACCCCGATCTCGACTACGTGCCGCGGGCCGCGGATCTGCCCGGCAAGGACACCGACGCGGGATTCTTCCTGACTCCGGAATCGCGCGCGATCCGCGATGTGTACGTCGGCCTGCGCCAGGAAAAGGGCGCCGTGGACGCCTACATCGACCTGCACCACATGGGACCGTGCGATCGCCTGACCGGCGGACCCCAGGACGGCGACCTCATCACCTTCTCACTGGACTACCCGCCCCTCGGCGTACAGGACGGCGCCGCCTACAAGGCGCAGTGGCCGGCGCTGGACCAGGACAAGTCACGCCGTTACGCGCTCTCGGTCTACAACGGGCTGATCGAAAAGTACGGCGCGCAGTCGCCCCTCGCAGCCGTCGGCCGCTACTTCCACCCGGACGCGCGCGAGTACGCCGGCCAGGGCCGATCGGCGTTCGCTCTGAACGGCACCGGCACCGTCCTGTTCGAGGTGCGCGGCCAGCAGGACGATCTGGGCCAGAACCACAAGGGCATGTTCGTCGACTCGGTGCGAACCGGGATCGAGTCACTGATGAACGGACTGGCCACCGGCGGCGTCGACACTCTGGACGGTGACGACTTCTTCGGCCTGCCCGACTACGGCTGGGACACCACCGCCGACTGA
- a CDS encoding M14 family zinc carboxypeptidase, with translation MLRKRRAAVVLATVLGLTIWGTATASADRTTPGGPWIQDAQQVSLQRLHTYDELTTALQHLEQRSKGAIDVESIGKTHERRDIWTATVGTGPTKVLYITQQHGNEPLGTEAALQLLERIGASQATWATDVLDDVTLRVVVRANPDGTERFQRQNVDPDCSGAFCAPGVGFDINRYHDPAMSPEANPVPEAAAIQRMVRSWRPDITVDYHHQGSYRQPDGSLDTTSVLWPTNPGVAPQVVADSKRVAAVVHTSLQQYGFANVSLYPGDSLPGIARNSFGLQGSASLLIELRGGIGQKSGGYLIRTAYASMAALLQAAADGSLAAVDPAVADTIPRRGEPIDQDDEE, from the coding sequence GTGTTAAGGAAACGACGGGCAGCAGTTGTCCTGGCCACCGTCCTGGGCCTCACGATATGGGGGACGGCCACGGCGTCCGCCGATCGTACGACGCCGGGAGGTCCCTGGATCCAGGACGCGCAGCAGGTCTCTCTCCAGCGCCTGCACACCTACGACGAGCTCACCACCGCGTTGCAACACCTGGAACAGCGCTCCAAGGGCGCGATCGACGTCGAGTCGATCGGGAAGACGCACGAACGCCGCGACATTTGGACCGCGACGGTCGGCACCGGACCGACCAAGGTTCTCTACATCACGCAGCAGCACGGCAACGAGCCACTGGGCACGGAGGCGGCCCTGCAACTCCTCGAGCGAATCGGCGCTTCACAGGCCACATGGGCCACTGACGTGCTCGACGACGTGACGCTTCGCGTCGTCGTGCGTGCGAACCCCGACGGCACCGAACGGTTCCAGCGGCAGAACGTCGATCCGGACTGCTCCGGCGCCTTCTGCGCGCCCGGGGTGGGATTCGACATCAACCGCTACCACGACCCGGCGATGTCCCCCGAGGCCAACCCGGTGCCGGAGGCGGCCGCGATCCAGCGGATGGTGCGCTCGTGGCGGCCGGACATCACCGTGGACTACCACCACCAGGGCAGCTACCGCCAGCCCGACGGCTCCCTGGACACCACCTCGGTCCTGTGGCCCACCAACCCCGGGGTGGCACCACAGGTCGTCGCCGACAGCAAGCGGGTGGCGGCCGTGGTGCACACCTCGCTGCAGCAGTACGGCTTCGCCAACGTCAGCCTCTACCCCGGCGACTCCCTCCCGGGCATCGCGCGCAACTCCTTCGGCCTGCAAGGCAGTGCGAGCCTGTTGATCGAGCTGCGCGGCGGCATCGGCCAGAAGTCCGGTGGCTATCTGATCCGCACCGCCTACGCCTCCATGGCCGCCCTGCTCCAGGCCGCCGCCGACGGCAGCCTCGCCGCCGTCGACCCGGCGGTCGCCGACACCATTCCGCGCCGCGGCGAGCCGATCGACCAGGACGACGAGGAGTGA
- a CDS encoding M14 family zinc carboxypeptidase — protein sequence MTKRNRTTYGTVAPKLAGVGLAVAALVGSTLPLAPPAAAQPANAHCGTSTGDTGASAWTSHAELGQELQRLESQRSDVLDVTQVGTSNRGREIWAARTGTGPKVVLITSEIHGNEKTGTDAVLSLLRTMTAGTPEAKRLRSLVTLVAVPKMNPDGAELDRRGNDRTWAEVVADFPQLAGARPAWNYYTEPRSGDDYATRPGFDVNRDYHPDLNYVPRAADFPGSSSEPGWYIHPESRAIRDLYKSLKAEFGAVDTYLDLHHQGPCDLDESGENQVTMSLSGKFVDVENHQEYNRGYRLDYSKQLTLAAYDALSVRGESPFGSLTLYPQDIDLPGTGLGSFALNGSGTVLFEVRGQTQTWGAKQRGQLVQTVANGLDGIIEAVGTGAVNQIDPVRYDDIPETQE from the coding sequence ATGACGAAGAGGAATCGAACCACGTACGGCACCGTGGCGCCGAAGCTGGCCGGCGTGGGCCTGGCGGTGGCGGCCCTGGTGGGCTCGACCCTGCCGCTGGCGCCACCCGCCGCCGCCCAGCCCGCGAACGCACACTGCGGCACGTCCACCGGGGACACCGGCGCATCCGCCTGGACGAGCCACGCCGAGCTGGGCCAAGAGCTCCAGCGGCTCGAGTCGCAGCGTTCCGACGTCCTTGACGTGACACAGGTCGGTACGTCGAACCGCGGACGTGAGATCTGGGCCGCGCGGACCGGCACCGGGCCCAAGGTCGTACTGATCACCAGCGAGATCCACGGCAACGAGAAGACCGGCACCGACGCCGTGCTCTCCCTGCTGCGCACCATGACAGCCGGCACGCCGGAGGCCAAGCGCCTGCGGTCGCTGGTGACGCTGGTCGCCGTACCCAAGATGAACCCGGACGGAGCAGAGCTCGACCGGCGCGGCAACGACCGCACCTGGGCGGAGGTCGTCGCGGACTTCCCGCAGCTGGCGGGGGCGCGGCCGGCCTGGAACTACTACACCGAACCGCGGTCGGGAGACGACTACGCGACGCGCCCCGGCTTCGACGTCAACCGGGACTACCACCCGGACCTGAACTACGTGCCGCGAGCCGCGGACTTCCCCGGCTCCTCATCCGAGCCCGGCTGGTACATCCATCCAGAGTCGCGGGCCATCAGGGACCTGTACAAGTCGCTGAAGGCGGAGTTCGGCGCCGTCGACACTTACCTCGACCTGCACCACCAAGGCCCCTGTGACCTCGACGAGAGTGGTGAGAATCAGGTGACCATGTCGCTGTCGGGCAAGTTCGTCGACGTGGAGAACCACCAGGAGTACAACCGCGGCTACCGCCTCGACTACTCCAAGCAGCTCACGCTGGCGGCGTACGACGCCCTGTCGGTCCGCGGCGAGTCGCCGTTCGGCTCGTTGACCCTCTACCCGCAGGACATCGACCTGCCGGGCACCGGGCTGGGCTCGTTCGCGCTCAACGGCTCCGGCACCGTGCTGTTCGAGGTACGGGGACAGACCCAGACCTGGGGCGCCAAGCAGCGCGGGCAGTTGGTTCAGACGGTCGCCAACGGACTCGACGGCATCATCGAGGCCGTGGGCACCGGTGCGGTGAACCAGATCGACCCCGTCCGGTACGACGACATTCCGGAGACCCAGGAGTAG
- a CDS encoding DUF1345 domain-containing protein, whose translation MMLHRRVPELLGASVRRSALTAAATGLLAVVVAAAFVPLHYVPLIGWDAAAVAFLAVTWTRIARLDGPATAADVDREDPTRAGADVAVVVSAVASLAAVGYMIVQADTRTALLLHVALGVASVVASWAVVHTIFTLRYALLYYSSGGEGIDFHHSDPATQPRFTDFAYLAFTVGMTFQVSDTELRTSEFRSAVLRQALLSYLFGTVIVALAINLIAGLSR comes from the coding sequence ATGATGCTGCACAGGCGGGTACCAGAGCTGCTCGGCGCCTCGGTACGGCGAAGCGCGTTGACCGCTGCCGCCACCGGCCTCCTGGCCGTGGTCGTCGCCGCGGCATTCGTGCCGTTGCACTACGTGCCGTTGATCGGATGGGACGCGGCGGCAGTGGCGTTCCTGGCGGTCACGTGGACTCGGATCGCCAGGCTCGACGGCCCCGCGACCGCCGCGGACGTCGATCGGGAAGATCCCACCCGCGCGGGTGCGGACGTGGCGGTGGTCGTCTCGGCGGTGGCCAGCCTGGCGGCGGTCGGCTACATGATCGTGCAGGCCGATACCCGCACCGCGCTCCTGCTGCATGTGGCGCTTGGAGTCGCCAGCGTGGTCGCCTCGTGGGCGGTCGTGCACACGATCTTCACACTGCGGTACGCGCTGCTGTACTACTCCAGTGGTGGTGAGGGCATCGACTTCCACCACAGCGACCCCGCCACCCAGCCGCGGTTCACCGACTTCGCCTACCTGGCCTTCACCGTCGGGATGACCTTCCAGGTCTCCGACACCGAACTGCGCACGTCCGAGTTCCGCTCCGCCGTGCTGCGCCAGGCCCTGCTGTCGTATCTGTTCGGCACGGTCATCGTCGCCCTTGCCATCAACCTCATCGCGGGTCTGAGCCGCTGA
- a CDS encoding alpha/beta fold hydrolase, with translation MGERPVTMLNILSLSSVASAFTPITRLGAGVLQAGTQVVEKVCDWAGGLPAAVLAMPAPLVNRGRAIPPVAPSATGSFVEVRPPGLATMTAAYERRGTGEPVVLLHGLGSNRQAWDAVVPLLTVERDVITVDLPGFGESPDLPDGQPRDLATLVAGLGAVFTALGLERPHVVGHSLGGLIALRLGQAGLARSVTSVAPAGFWSQTERWYAFAILTAARQIARLPEPITAWLSQSILGHAVLTGTLYMRADQSAPEAVAASLRALRQAVAFQATMRAGRARDLFAGDIPDVPVTIAWGTADRVLPARQAARAAAMIPMMRMVWLPGCSHVPMNDAPQLVAQVILQATAPSSTAERRGADSKPEIAIPRQSTGISSSARHARSAVDGYTGS, from the coding sequence ATGGGCGAACGCCCTGTCACGATGTTGAACATTCTGTCGTTGTCCTCAGTGGCATCTGCTTTCACCCCCATCACCCGCCTTGGGGCCGGTGTGCTCCAGGCGGGGACGCAGGTCGTCGAGAAGGTCTGCGACTGGGCGGGCGGACTGCCGGCTGCGGTGCTGGCGATGCCCGCACCACTGGTGAACCGTGGCAGGGCCATTCCGCCTGTGGCTCCCTCCGCTACGGGATCTTTTGTGGAAGTACGCCCGCCCGGTCTGGCCACGATGACCGCGGCGTACGAGCGGCGCGGAACCGGTGAGCCGGTGGTCTTGCTGCACGGCCTCGGGTCGAACCGGCAGGCGTGGGACGCGGTGGTGCCGTTGCTGACGGTCGAGCGCGACGTGATCACGGTAGATCTGCCGGGCTTTGGCGAGTCCCCCGATCTGCCCGACGGTCAGCCCCGTGACCTCGCCACCCTGGTGGCTGGGCTGGGCGCGGTGTTCACCGCTCTTGGGCTGGAGCGGCCGCACGTGGTCGGGCATTCCCTGGGCGGGCTGATCGCGTTGCGGCTGGGCCAGGCCGGTCTCGCCCGCAGCGTGACCTCGGTGGCCCCGGCCGGATTCTGGAGCCAGACCGAGCGGTGGTACGCCTTTGCCATACTGACAGCGGCCCGTCAGATAGCGCGCCTGCCGGAGCCGATCACGGCATGGCTCTCGCAGTCGATCCTGGGGCATGCGGTCTTGACCGGCACCCTGTACATGCGTGCTGACCAGTCCGCGCCGGAGGCGGTGGCGGCGTCGTTGCGTGCACTGCGCCAGGCGGTCGCGTTCCAGGCCACCATGCGCGCCGGACGTGCACGGGACCTGTTCGCCGGGGACATTCCCGACGTCCCGGTGACCATTGCCTGGGGCACAGCCGATCGTGTGCTTCCGGCGCGCCAGGCGGCGCGTGCGGCAGCGATGATCCCCATGATGCGGATGGTGTGGCTGCCTGGATGCAGCCATGTGCCGATGAACGACGCGCCCCAGCTGGTCGCGCAGGTCATCCTGCAAGCCACCGCCCCAAGCTCCACCGCCGAGCGGCGTGGCGCGGACTCCAAGCCGGAGATTGCCATCCCCCGCCAGTCGACGGGCATTTCCTCATCGGCCCGCCACGCGCGTTCCGCGGTTGATGGCTACACGGGATCATGA